A single Tachypleus tridentatus isolate NWPU-2018 chromosome 9, ASM421037v1, whole genome shotgun sequence DNA region contains:
- the LOC143226081 gene encoding uncharacterized protein LOC143226081 isoform X3 has product MTSMKKFKTFECIFCRLKEDDAFRFGQIFHSEKFSLHYYCMKCTYCGKYGATVGCCNKKCKKVFHFPCGLQNDSLSQFFGTYDTFCGVHRPRQEVNVKDGKSLEESDSVCSICLYSVDSKVSSDSLRAPCCNYSWFHRICVQRLALSAGYFFKCPLCNNKDLFNTEMLKYGIHIPKQDASWELEQNAFQDLLERYCHCDAIHCICPNGRNFSSKGSEWEIIICNSCGSQGCHALCKEFSTQPFSWMCSGCLAVTLKVQQKRLAKPGYPKIHVDEECIIETSEEDSSSTSTCMCSTVLPQKRSREETHFTDKDSVEFEDFKKENNDLTSLSRVNRRDKKSNGYKVKPVSLECFFSCSQRNEPVVSFEDGISNLSKNVNKGISFSEEKNSELFQMSSHLIDNELCQPEVHWKDSLQLPFNKNDSPQRCHNTWKDFNNANLASNKPIFYQINHQVNPGTFCLEIFMRQGGDKPPVELGFRNLFVPSTHSNHSKKQVSTVTLEQLLSNSVTKCNDKHQSNCSAPSREVKDFKSSSEKKIGSESTSKPSSSNSKNYLKESQWSRNVEHYHSASNHLAYNQGSKLQKPTNDHDILDYISPTSNSKMHPETKHVPHKHLSKDNRKQELHVSKVCDITISSSCDVQIIDKPADINCRLKCTAQSKCVSSDMNRFGDDSNTHCLSQDTAVDGNSVCGVASENEDQHCMATFQSIPANSTLTESVTTCIGTSGVLKTAKYNTNQTNLTVFEISNSISSVYDKDQPVIKPEEIGIFSSGIETQELTKVDKVDSHNTDKSTRQKHHSVCRPYKYARDIHGQDQPVMESQEVTIFHSEDETQQGTEEDKMKLQITEELISNCLIHLENSSVSTTGNLDLPQDVSLAQDSNKILQVTGVGTVELQKLYKPTNQIDCIIYTENNNNCTFQEYNLPIIVPQDFSLIHPASYINNEDRMESQNTNTSTGENVCVVFLANSTVSSTEDEDQPIIVPENISFTNYSNKSSHITEVVRMEIQRTSEPMSQNDCVDLLIQNSVSTTEDEDLPIIVSEDINLTHHLHKTPQTTETNSIKLQKINKSISQNNCIYFARNSNVCGFQNEDLPIIVPQNISLVHPAHKTSQITGANSMEIQVTNEDLRPSNPLDLRTPSPLVYEICSSDESDCVILSDYEIYNND; this is encoded by the exons AAGTGTACTTATTGTGGAAAATATGGAGCCACTGTAGGTTGTTGcaacaaaaaatgcaaaaaagtttttcattttccTTGTGGTCTCCAGAATGATTCTCTGAGCCAATTTTTTGGAACATATGA TACTTTCTGTGGTGTTCATCGACCTAGACAAGAAGTGAATGTAAAGGATGGTAAGAGCTTAGAAGAATCTGATTCAGTATGTTCAATATGTCTGTACTCTGTGGACAGCAAAGTCTCAAGTGATTCGCTTAGAGCTCCTTGTTGCAATTATTCATGGTTTCACCGGATTTGTGTTCAG aGATTAGCCCTGAGTGCAGGGTATTTCTTCAAGTGTCCTCTGTGCAACAACAAAGATTTGTTTAATACGGAAATGCTGAAATATGGTATACACATACCAAAACA gGATGCATCTTGGGAATTAGAACAAAATGCTTTCCAAGATCTGTTAGAAAGGTATTGCCATTGTGATGCAATACATTGCATTTGCCCAAATGGAAGAAATTTCAGCTCAAAAGGAAG tgaatgggagattattatttgtaattcatGTGGATCACAAGGCTGCCATGCTCTCTGTAAAGAATTTTCAACTCAACCATTTTCCTGGATGTGTTCTGGATGTCTAGCTGTCACGTtgaaag TACAACAAAAGAGACTGGCTAAACCAGGATATCCCAAAATTCATGTTGATGAAGAATGCATAATAGAAACAAGTGAGGAAGATAGCTCTTCAACATCTACCTGTATGTGTAGCACTGTGCTACCACAGAAGAGAAGCAGAGAAGAAACACATTTTACAGATAAAGATTCAGTGGAATTTGAGGacttcaagaaagaaaacaatgatcttaCTTCATTATCTCGTGTTAATAGAAGAGACAAAAAGTCAAATGGGTATAAAGTAAAACCAGTTtctttagaatgttttttttcttgcagTCAAAGAAATGAACCAGTGGTGTCTTTTGAAGATGGTATCTCCAACctaagtaaaaatgtaaataaaggaATTTCATTCTCTGAAGAAAAGAATTCTGAACTTTTTCAGATGAGTAGCCATCTTATAGATAATGAACTTTGTCAACCTGAAGTACATTGGAAAGATTCATTACAGTTACCATTTAATAAGAATGATAGCCCACAGAGGTGTCACAACACTTGGAAGGACTTTAATAATGCTAACTTAGCCTCAAATAAACCTATCTTCTATCAAATCAATCATCAAGTAAATCCTGGTACATTCTGTTTGGAAATATTCATGAGACAGGGTGGTGACAAACCCCCAGTTGAGCTGGGATTCCGCAATCTATTTGTTCCATCAACACATAGCAATCATTCAAAGAAACAAGTATCAACAGTAACACTGGAACAATTACTTAGTAATTCTGTAACTAAATGTAATGACAAACACCAAAGTAATTGTTCTGCTCCTTCTAGGGAAGTAAAAGATTTTAAATCAAGTTCAGAGAAAAAGATAGGAAGTGAATCTACCTCAAAACCTTCATCTTCCAACAGTAAAAATTACCTTAAAGAGTCACAGTGGTCCAGGAATGTGGAACATTATCACAGTGCAAGTAACCATTTAGCATACAACCAAGGAAGTAAATTACAAAAACCAACAAATGATCATGACATACTAGATTATATATCACCAACCTCCAACAGCAAAATGCATCCAGAAACAAAGCATGTGCCACATAAACATTTATCAAAGGACAATAGAAAGCAAGAACTACATGTAAGTAAAGTGTGTGACATTACAATCTCTTCTTCTTGTGATGTTCAAATCATTGATAAACCAGCAGATATCAACTGTAGATTAAAATGCACTGCTCAGAGTAAATGTGTTTCTTCAGATATGAATAGGTTTGGGGATGATTCTAATACACATTGTTTGTCCCAAGATACTGCAGTAGATGGTAACTCAGTCTGTGGTGTAGCATCAGAAAATGAAGACCAACATTGTATGGCAACTTTTCAGAGTATTCCTGCAAATTCCACACTCACTGAAAGTGTGACTACATGTATTGGTACTTCAGGTGTATTGAAAACAgcaaaatataatacaaaccaaacaaatcttacagtttttgaaataagtaacagTATAAGTAGTGTCTATGACAAAGATCAGCCTGTTATCAAGCCAGAAGAAATTGGCATCTTCAGTTCTGGTATTGAAACTCAGGAACTAACAAAAGTAGATAAAGTGGATTCACACAATACAGACAAGTCCACAAGGCAGAAGCATCATTCAGTTTGTAGACCATATAAATATGCAAGGGACATTCATGGTCAAGATCAGCCAGTGATGGAGTCACAAGAAGTCACTATCTTCCATTCTGAAGATGAAACTCAACAAGGAACAGAGGAAgacaaaatgaaactacaaattACTGAAGAATTAATAAGCAATTGTTTAATCCATTTAGAAAATAGTTCTGTCAGTACCACTGGAAACTTAGATCTACCACAAGATGTCAGTCTTGCCCAGGATTCAAATAAAATTCTACAAGTGACTGGGGTAGGTACAGTGGAATTACAAAAACTATATAAACCTACAAACCAGATTGACTGCataatttatacagaaaataataataactgtaccTTTCAAGAATATAACTTACCAATAATTGTACCACAAGATTTTAGTCTCATACATCCTGCTTCATATATTAATAATGAAGATAGAATGGAATCACAAAACACAAATACATCAACAGGAGAGAATGTCTGTGTAGTCTTTTTAGCAAACAGTACTGTGAGTTCTACTGAAGATGAAGATCAACCAATAATTGTACCAGAGAACATCAGTTTCAccaattattcaaataaaagttCACATATAACTGAGGTAGTTAGAATGGAAATACAAAGAACAAGTGAACCAATGAGCCAGAATGACTGTGTTGATCTTTTAATACAAAATTCTGTGAGTACCACTGAGGATGAAGATCTACCAATAATTGTATCAGAAGACATCAATCTCACCCatcatttacataaaacaccacaAACTACTGAGACAAAcagtataaaattacaaaaaattaataaatccaTAAGCCAAAATAACTGCATATATTTTGCAAGAAATAGCAATGTGTGTGGCTTTCAGAATGAAGATTTACCAATAATTGTACCACAAAACATCAGCCTTGTTCATCCTGCACATAAAACTTCACAAATAACAGGGGCAAACAGCATGGAAATACAAGTTACAAATGAAGATTTGAGACCATCCAATCCACTTGACTTAAGAACACCAAGCCCTCTTGTGTATGAAATCTGTAGTAGTGATGAAAGTGATTGTGTTATTCTTAGTGActatgaaatttataataatgactGA
- the LOC143226081 gene encoding uncharacterized protein LOC143226081 isoform X4, whose translation MTSMKKFKTFECIFCRLKEDDAFRFGQIFHSEKFSLHYYCMLFSSGLNQRGKTDEDGILGFFPSDILREVRRGKRLKCTYCGKYGATVGCCNKKCKKVFHFPCGLQNDSLSQFFGTYDTFCGVHRPRQEVNVKDGKSLEESDSVCSICLYSVDSKVSSDSLRAPCCNYSWFHRICVQRLALSAGYFFKCPLCNNKDLFNTEMLKYGIHIPKHEWEIIICNSCGSQGCHALCKEFSTQPFSWMCSGCLAVTLKVQQKRLAKPGYPKIHVDEECIIETSEEDSSSTSTCMCSTVLPQKRSREETHFTDKDSVEFEDFKKENNDLTSLSRVNRRDKKSNGYKVKPVSLECFFSCSQRNEPVVSFEDGISNLSKNVNKGISFSEEKNSELFQMSSHLIDNELCQPEVHWKDSLQLPFNKNDSPQRCHNTWKDFNNANLASNKPIFYQINHQVNPGTFCLEIFMRQGGDKPPVELGFRNLFVPSTHSNHSKKQVSTVTLEQLLSNSVTKCNDKHQSNCSAPSREVKDFKSSSEKKIGSESTSKPSSSNSKNYLKESQWSRNVEHYHSASNHLAYNQGSKLQKPTNDHDILDYISPTSNSKMHPETKHVPHKHLSKDNRKQELHVSKVCDITISSSCDVQIIDKPADINCRLKCTAQSKCVSSDMNRFGDDSNTHCLSQDTAVDGNSVCGVASENEDQHCMATFQSIPANSTLTESVTTCIGTSGVLKTAKYNTNQTNLTVFEISNSISSVYDKDQPVIKPEEIGIFSSGIETQELTKVDKVDSHNTDKSTRQKHHSVCRPYKYARDIHGQDQPVMESQEVTIFHSEDETQQGTEEDKMKLQITEELISNCLIHLENSSVSTTGNLDLPQDVSLAQDSNKILQVTGVGTVELQKLYKPTNQIDCIIYTENNNNCTFQEYNLPIIVPQDFSLIHPASYINNEDRMESQNTNTSTGENVCVVFLANSTVSSTEDEDQPIIVPENISFTNYSNKSSHITEVVRMEIQRTSEPMSQNDCVDLLIQNSVSTTEDEDLPIIVSEDINLTHHLHKTPQTTETNSIKLQKINKSISQNNCIYFARNSNVCGFQNEDLPIIVPQNISLVHPAHKTSQITGANSMEIQVTNEDLRPSNPLDLRTPSPLVYEICSSDESDCVILSDYEIYNND comes from the exons AAGTGTACTTATTGTGGAAAATATGGAGCCACTGTAGGTTGTTGcaacaaaaaatgcaaaaaagtttttcattttccTTGTGGTCTCCAGAATGATTCTCTGAGCCAATTTTTTGGAACATATGA TACTTTCTGTGGTGTTCATCGACCTAGACAAGAAGTGAATGTAAAGGATGGTAAGAGCTTAGAAGAATCTGATTCAGTATGTTCAATATGTCTGTACTCTGTGGACAGCAAAGTCTCAAGTGATTCGCTTAGAGCTCCTTGTTGCAATTATTCATGGTTTCACCGGATTTGTGTTCAG aGATTAGCCCTGAGTGCAGGGTATTTCTTCAAGTGTCCTCTGTGCAACAACAAAGATTTGTTTAATACGGAAATGCTGAAATATGGTATACACATACCAAAACA tgaatgggagattattatttgtaattcatGTGGATCACAAGGCTGCCATGCTCTCTGTAAAGAATTTTCAACTCAACCATTTTCCTGGATGTGTTCTGGATGTCTAGCTGTCACGTtgaaag TACAACAAAAGAGACTGGCTAAACCAGGATATCCCAAAATTCATGTTGATGAAGAATGCATAATAGAAACAAGTGAGGAAGATAGCTCTTCAACATCTACCTGTATGTGTAGCACTGTGCTACCACAGAAGAGAAGCAGAGAAGAAACACATTTTACAGATAAAGATTCAGTGGAATTTGAGGacttcaagaaagaaaacaatgatcttaCTTCATTATCTCGTGTTAATAGAAGAGACAAAAAGTCAAATGGGTATAAAGTAAAACCAGTTtctttagaatgttttttttcttgcagTCAAAGAAATGAACCAGTGGTGTCTTTTGAAGATGGTATCTCCAACctaagtaaaaatgtaaataaaggaATTTCATTCTCTGAAGAAAAGAATTCTGAACTTTTTCAGATGAGTAGCCATCTTATAGATAATGAACTTTGTCAACCTGAAGTACATTGGAAAGATTCATTACAGTTACCATTTAATAAGAATGATAGCCCACAGAGGTGTCACAACACTTGGAAGGACTTTAATAATGCTAACTTAGCCTCAAATAAACCTATCTTCTATCAAATCAATCATCAAGTAAATCCTGGTACATTCTGTTTGGAAATATTCATGAGACAGGGTGGTGACAAACCCCCAGTTGAGCTGGGATTCCGCAATCTATTTGTTCCATCAACACATAGCAATCATTCAAAGAAACAAGTATCAACAGTAACACTGGAACAATTACTTAGTAATTCTGTAACTAAATGTAATGACAAACACCAAAGTAATTGTTCTGCTCCTTCTAGGGAAGTAAAAGATTTTAAATCAAGTTCAGAGAAAAAGATAGGAAGTGAATCTACCTCAAAACCTTCATCTTCCAACAGTAAAAATTACCTTAAAGAGTCACAGTGGTCCAGGAATGTGGAACATTATCACAGTGCAAGTAACCATTTAGCATACAACCAAGGAAGTAAATTACAAAAACCAACAAATGATCATGACATACTAGATTATATATCACCAACCTCCAACAGCAAAATGCATCCAGAAACAAAGCATGTGCCACATAAACATTTATCAAAGGACAATAGAAAGCAAGAACTACATGTAAGTAAAGTGTGTGACATTACAATCTCTTCTTCTTGTGATGTTCAAATCATTGATAAACCAGCAGATATCAACTGTAGATTAAAATGCACTGCTCAGAGTAAATGTGTTTCTTCAGATATGAATAGGTTTGGGGATGATTCTAATACACATTGTTTGTCCCAAGATACTGCAGTAGATGGTAACTCAGTCTGTGGTGTAGCATCAGAAAATGAAGACCAACATTGTATGGCAACTTTTCAGAGTATTCCTGCAAATTCCACACTCACTGAAAGTGTGACTACATGTATTGGTACTTCAGGTGTATTGAAAACAgcaaaatataatacaaaccaaacaaatcttacagtttttgaaataagtaacagTATAAGTAGTGTCTATGACAAAGATCAGCCTGTTATCAAGCCAGAAGAAATTGGCATCTTCAGTTCTGGTATTGAAACTCAGGAACTAACAAAAGTAGATAAAGTGGATTCACACAATACAGACAAGTCCACAAGGCAGAAGCATCATTCAGTTTGTAGACCATATAAATATGCAAGGGACATTCATGGTCAAGATCAGCCAGTGATGGAGTCACAAGAAGTCACTATCTTCCATTCTGAAGATGAAACTCAACAAGGAACAGAGGAAgacaaaatgaaactacaaattACTGAAGAATTAATAAGCAATTGTTTAATCCATTTAGAAAATAGTTCTGTCAGTACCACTGGAAACTTAGATCTACCACAAGATGTCAGTCTTGCCCAGGATTCAAATAAAATTCTACAAGTGACTGGGGTAGGTACAGTGGAATTACAAAAACTATATAAACCTACAAACCAGATTGACTGCataatttatacagaaaataataataactgtaccTTTCAAGAATATAACTTACCAATAATTGTACCACAAGATTTTAGTCTCATACATCCTGCTTCATATATTAATAATGAAGATAGAATGGAATCACAAAACACAAATACATCAACAGGAGAGAATGTCTGTGTAGTCTTTTTAGCAAACAGTACTGTGAGTTCTACTGAAGATGAAGATCAACCAATAATTGTACCAGAGAACATCAGTTTCAccaattattcaaataaaagttCACATATAACTGAGGTAGTTAGAATGGAAATACAAAGAACAAGTGAACCAATGAGCCAGAATGACTGTGTTGATCTTTTAATACAAAATTCTGTGAGTACCACTGAGGATGAAGATCTACCAATAATTGTATCAGAAGACATCAATCTCACCCatcatttacataaaacaccacaAACTACTGAGACAAAcagtataaaattacaaaaaattaataaatccaTAAGCCAAAATAACTGCATATATTTTGCAAGAAATAGCAATGTGTGTGGCTTTCAGAATGAAGATTTACCAATAATTGTACCACAAAACATCAGCCTTGTTCATCCTGCACATAAAACTTCACAAATAACAGGGGCAAACAGCATGGAAATACAAGTTACAAATGAAGATTTGAGACCATCCAATCCACTTGACTTAAGAACACCAAGCCCTCTTGTGTATGAAATCTGTAGTAGTGATGAAAGTGATTGTGTTATTCTTAGTGActatgaaatttataataatgactGA
- the LOC143226081 gene encoding uncharacterized protein LOC143226081 isoform X6, whose amino-acid sequence MMHSVLAKYFIVRSFLYITTACTFCGVHRPRQEVNVKDGKSLEESDSVCSICLYSVDSKVSSDSLRAPCCNYSWFHRICVQRLALSAGYFFKCPLCNNKDLFNTEMLKYGIHIPKQDASWELEQNAFQDLLERYCHCDAIHCICPNGRNFSSKGSEWEIIICNSCGSQGCHALCKEFSTQPFSWMCSGCLAVTLKVQQKRLAKPGYPKIHVDEECIIETSEEDSSSTSTCMCSTVLPQKRSREETHFTDKDSVEFEDFKKENNDLTSLSRVNRRDKKSNGYKVKPVSLECFFSCSQRNEPVVSFEDGISNLSKNVNKGISFSEEKNSELFQMSSHLIDNELCQPEVHWKDSLQLPFNKNDSPQRCHNTWKDFNNANLASNKPIFYQINHQVNPGTFCLEIFMRQGGDKPPVELGFRNLFVPSTHSNHSKKQVSTVTLEQLLSNSVTKCNDKHQSNCSAPSREVKDFKSSSEKKIGSESTSKPSSSNSKNYLKESQWSRNVEHYHSASNHLAYNQGSKLQKPTNDHDILDYISPTSNSKMHPETKHVPHKHLSKDNRKQELHVSKVCDITISSSCDVQIIDKPADINCRLKCTAQSKCVSSDMNRFGDDSNTHCLSQDTAVDGNSVCGVASENEDQHCMATFQSIPANSTLTESVTTCIGTSGVLKTAKYNTNQTNLTVFEISNSISSVYDKDQPVIKPEEIGIFSSGIETQELTKVDKVDSHNTDKSTRQKHHSVCRPYKYARDIHGQDQPVMESQEVTIFHSEDETQQGTEEDKMKLQITEELISNCLIHLENSSVSTTGNLDLPQDVSLAQDSNKILQVTGVGTVELQKLYKPTNQIDCIIYTENNNNCTFQEYNLPIIVPQDFSLIHPASYINNEDRMESQNTNTSTGENVCVVFLANSTVSSTEDEDQPIIVPENISFTNYSNKSSHITEVVRMEIQRTSEPMSQNDCVDLLIQNSVSTTEDEDLPIIVSEDINLTHHLHKTPQTTETNSIKLQKINKSISQNNCIYFARNSNVCGFQNEDLPIIVPQNISLVHPAHKTSQITGANSMEIQVTNEDLRPSNPLDLRTPSPLVYEICSSDESDCVILSDYEIYNND is encoded by the exons TACTTTCTGTGGTGTTCATCGACCTAGACAAGAAGTGAATGTAAAGGATGGTAAGAGCTTAGAAGAATCTGATTCAGTATGTTCAATATGTCTGTACTCTGTGGACAGCAAAGTCTCAAGTGATTCGCTTAGAGCTCCTTGTTGCAATTATTCATGGTTTCACCGGATTTGTGTTCAG aGATTAGCCCTGAGTGCAGGGTATTTCTTCAAGTGTCCTCTGTGCAACAACAAAGATTTGTTTAATACGGAAATGCTGAAATATGGTATACACATACCAAAACA gGATGCATCTTGGGAATTAGAACAAAATGCTTTCCAAGATCTGTTAGAAAGGTATTGCCATTGTGATGCAATACATTGCATTTGCCCAAATGGAAGAAATTTCAGCTCAAAAGGAAG tgaatgggagattattatttgtaattcatGTGGATCACAAGGCTGCCATGCTCTCTGTAAAGAATTTTCAACTCAACCATTTTCCTGGATGTGTTCTGGATGTCTAGCTGTCACGTtgaaag TACAACAAAAGAGACTGGCTAAACCAGGATATCCCAAAATTCATGTTGATGAAGAATGCATAATAGAAACAAGTGAGGAAGATAGCTCTTCAACATCTACCTGTATGTGTAGCACTGTGCTACCACAGAAGAGAAGCAGAGAAGAAACACATTTTACAGATAAAGATTCAGTGGAATTTGAGGacttcaagaaagaaaacaatgatcttaCTTCATTATCTCGTGTTAATAGAAGAGACAAAAAGTCAAATGGGTATAAAGTAAAACCAGTTtctttagaatgttttttttcttgcagTCAAAGAAATGAACCAGTGGTGTCTTTTGAAGATGGTATCTCCAACctaagtaaaaatgtaaataaaggaATTTCATTCTCTGAAGAAAAGAATTCTGAACTTTTTCAGATGAGTAGCCATCTTATAGATAATGAACTTTGTCAACCTGAAGTACATTGGAAAGATTCATTACAGTTACCATTTAATAAGAATGATAGCCCACAGAGGTGTCACAACACTTGGAAGGACTTTAATAATGCTAACTTAGCCTCAAATAAACCTATCTTCTATCAAATCAATCATCAAGTAAATCCTGGTACATTCTGTTTGGAAATATTCATGAGACAGGGTGGTGACAAACCCCCAGTTGAGCTGGGATTCCGCAATCTATTTGTTCCATCAACACATAGCAATCATTCAAAGAAACAAGTATCAACAGTAACACTGGAACAATTACTTAGTAATTCTGTAACTAAATGTAATGACAAACACCAAAGTAATTGTTCTGCTCCTTCTAGGGAAGTAAAAGATTTTAAATCAAGTTCAGAGAAAAAGATAGGAAGTGAATCTACCTCAAAACCTTCATCTTCCAACAGTAAAAATTACCTTAAAGAGTCACAGTGGTCCAGGAATGTGGAACATTATCACAGTGCAAGTAACCATTTAGCATACAACCAAGGAAGTAAATTACAAAAACCAACAAATGATCATGACATACTAGATTATATATCACCAACCTCCAACAGCAAAATGCATCCAGAAACAAAGCATGTGCCACATAAACATTTATCAAAGGACAATAGAAAGCAAGAACTACATGTAAGTAAAGTGTGTGACATTACAATCTCTTCTTCTTGTGATGTTCAAATCATTGATAAACCAGCAGATATCAACTGTAGATTAAAATGCACTGCTCAGAGTAAATGTGTTTCTTCAGATATGAATAGGTTTGGGGATGATTCTAATACACATTGTTTGTCCCAAGATACTGCAGTAGATGGTAACTCAGTCTGTGGTGTAGCATCAGAAAATGAAGACCAACATTGTATGGCAACTTTTCAGAGTATTCCTGCAAATTCCACACTCACTGAAAGTGTGACTACATGTATTGGTACTTCAGGTGTATTGAAAACAgcaaaatataatacaaaccaaacaaatcttacagtttttgaaataagtaacagTATAAGTAGTGTCTATGACAAAGATCAGCCTGTTATCAAGCCAGAAGAAATTGGCATCTTCAGTTCTGGTATTGAAACTCAGGAACTAACAAAAGTAGATAAAGTGGATTCACACAATACAGACAAGTCCACAAGGCAGAAGCATCATTCAGTTTGTAGACCATATAAATATGCAAGGGACATTCATGGTCAAGATCAGCCAGTGATGGAGTCACAAGAAGTCACTATCTTCCATTCTGAAGATGAAACTCAACAAGGAACAGAGGAAgacaaaatgaaactacaaattACTGAAGAATTAATAAGCAATTGTTTAATCCATTTAGAAAATAGTTCTGTCAGTACCACTGGAAACTTAGATCTACCACAAGATGTCAGTCTTGCCCAGGATTCAAATAAAATTCTACAAGTGACTGGGGTAGGTACAGTGGAATTACAAAAACTATATAAACCTACAAACCAGATTGACTGCataatttatacagaaaataataataactgtaccTTTCAAGAATATAACTTACCAATAATTGTACCACAAGATTTTAGTCTCATACATCCTGCTTCATATATTAATAATGAAGATAGAATGGAATCACAAAACACAAATACATCAACAGGAGAGAATGTCTGTGTAGTCTTTTTAGCAAACAGTACTGTGAGTTCTACTGAAGATGAAGATCAACCAATAATTGTACCAGAGAACATCAGTTTCAccaattattcaaataaaagttCACATATAACTGAGGTAGTTAGAATGGAAATACAAAGAACAAGTGAACCAATGAGCCAGAATGACTGTGTTGATCTTTTAATACAAAATTCTGTGAGTACCACTGAGGATGAAGATCTACCAATAATTGTATCAGAAGACATCAATCTCACCCatcatttacataaaacaccacaAACTACTGAGACAAAcagtataaaattacaaaaaattaataaatccaTAAGCCAAAATAACTGCATATATTTTGCAAGAAATAGCAATGTGTGTGGCTTTCAGAATGAAGATTTACCAATAATTGTACCACAAAACATCAGCCTTGTTCATCCTGCACATAAAACTTCACAAATAACAGGGGCAAACAGCATGGAAATACAAGTTACAAATGAAGATTTGAGACCATCCAATCCACTTGACTTAAGAACACCAAGCCCTCTTGTGTATGAAATCTGTAGTAGTGATGAAAGTGATTGTGTTATTCTTAGTGActatgaaatttataataatgactGA